In a single window of the Salvelinus alpinus chromosome 15, SLU_Salpinus.1, whole genome shotgun sequence genome:
- the LOC139539973 gene encoding hepatocyte growth factor-like isoform X1: MWIYNIIFMLLIVHYSECRRNALQDYQRSDSVRLVQLPDSALQTISRKLSVVKCARGCSRNKRLLFTCRAFLYDQKNRKCQWLSFDRNSPGVHSQHDFNYQLYHKKSYVQECIVGTGVNYRGRRSVTASGIKCQAWASPIPHEHNFLPRRNRKKDLRENYCRNPDNATSGPWCFTTDPNVRHQDCGVPQCSQVECVSCNGESYRGPMDHTETGWECQRWDLEEPHKHLFHPKRYPDKGLVDNYCRNPDGRQRPWCFTTNPHTLWEYCNITACSTDSVVEVDVTTRCFRGQGEGYRGSVAVTPSGVICQRWDSQYPHNHSYVPQNYRCKDLRENNCRNPDGRDLPWCFTSDPNVRTAFCTNIPRCGKQNTEPQDCYTGSGENYRGEVSRTRSGLPCSLWSDHSNSGDRDAAVLTVRQEGSFCRNPDRDTYGPWCYTNSTAIPWDYCSIKLCEPSENTIPQRVEVSKVLCFIHKRTRIVGGAPIAITDGSWMVSIQKGSSHWCGGSLIREEWVLTDRQCFSSCVPDLSEYRVWLGVSDLRGSAPNGTFKQEVSISHVVCGPEGSNLALIRLAKPALPADSVHTIQLPVAGCSIAEGTMCSMYGWGETKGTGHEGVLKVVHLPMVSNERCREQHRGNLHITDTKICAGGRRDEGVCERDYGGPLVCQEGESRVIVGVSVHGRGCARANRPGIFINIPFYTQWIHKVFRHYPEPQIN; the protein is encoded by the exons agcATTTCTGTACGATCAGAAAAACAGGAAATGCCAGTGGCTTTCATTCGACAGGAACTCACCAGGAGTCCATAGCCAACACGACTTCAACTACCAACTCTACCACAAGAAAT cctaTGTGCAGGAGTGCATAGTAGGGACAGGAGTGaactacagagggaggaggtcagtaaCAGCCAGTGGAATAAAGTGCCAGGCATGGGCCTCTCCTATCCCTCACGAACACAA TTTCCTACCGAGGAGGAACAGGAAGAAGGACCTGAGAGAGAACTACTGTCGTAACCCTGACAATGCTACCTCAGGACCATGGTGTTTCACTACAGACCCCAATGTCAGACACCAGGACTGTGGAGTACCTCAATGCTCACAAG TGGAGTGTGTGAGCTGTAACGGGGAGAGCTACAGAGGTCCCATGGATCACACAGAGACAGGGTGGGAGTGTCAGCGCTGGGACCTGGAGGAACCACACAAACACCTCTTCCACCCCAAGag GTATCCTGATAAAGGCCTGGTTGATAACTACTGTAGGAACCCAGATGGACGTCAACGACCGTGGTGTTTcaccacaaacccacacacactctGGGAGTACTGCAACATCACAGCCtgct ccacAGACAGTGTGGTAGAGGTGGATGTGACTACTAGGTGTTTCCGGGGTCAAGGTGAGGGCTACAGAGGGTCAGTAGCAGTAACACCCAGTGGGGTGATCTGTCAACGCTGGGACTCGCAGTACCCCCACAACCACTCATACGTTCCACAGAACTACCGCTGCAA agaccTGAGGGAGAACAACTGCAGGAACCCAGATGGACGTGACCTCCCATGGTGCTTCACTTCAGACCCTAACGTTCGCACAGCGTTCTGCACTAACATCCCCCGCTGTGGCAAACAGAACACTGAACCTCAAG ACTGCTACACGGGTAGTGGAGAGAACTACAGAGGCGAGGTTTCCAGGACCAGGTCAGGTCTTCCCTGTTCCCTCTGGAGTGACCACAGCAACAG TGGTGACAGAGATGCGGCGGTGCTGACTGTCAGACAGGAGGGGAGTTTCTGTAGgaacccagacagagacacatacgGCCCCTGGTGTTACACTAACAGCACTGCTATACCCTGGGACTACTGCAGCATCAAACtat GTGAACCATCAGAGAACACCATTCCACAGAGAG TGGAGGTGTCCAAGGTGTTGTGTTTCATCCATAAGAGGACCAGGATAGTAGGAGGAGCTCCAATTGCCATTACAGATGGAAGCTGGATGGTCAGCATACAGaaagg GTCCAGTCACTGGTGTGGAGGTTCTCTTATACGGGAGGAATGGGTTCTCACTGACAGACAGTGTTTCTCCTCATG TGTTCCAGACCTGAGTGAGTACCGTGTTTGGTTGGGTGTGTCAGACCTCCGTGGCTCGGCTCCTAACGGCACCTTCAAACAGGAAGTCTCCATCTCCCATGTGGTCTGTGGTCCTGAGGGCTCCAACCTGGCCCTCATACGGCTGGCCAA GCCTGCCCTCCCTGCAGACAGTGTTCACACCATTCAGCTGCCGGTGGCTGGGTGCTCTATTGCTGAGGGTACGATGTGTAGCATGTATGGATGGGGTGAAACcaaag ggacGGGTCATGAGGGTGTACTGAAGGTGGTCCATCTACCCATGGTCAGTAATGAGAGGTGTAGAGAACAACACAGAGGGAACCTCCACATCACAGACACCAAGATCTGCGCTGGGGGGAGGAGGGACGAGGGGGTCTGTGAG AGGGACTATGGCGGCCCCTTGGTGTGccaggaaggagagagcagggtcaTAGTGGGGGTCAGTGTCCATGGCAGAGGCTGTGCCCGTGCCAACCGCCCTGGCATCTTCATCAACATCCCCTTCTACACACAGTGGATCCACAAGGTGTTCAGACACTACCCTGAACCTCAGATCAACTAG
- the LOC139539973 gene encoding hepatocyte growth factor-like isoform X2: MWIYNIIFMLLIVHYSECRRNALQDYQRSDSVRLVQLPDSALQTISRKLSVVKCARGCSRNKRLLFTCRAFLYDQKNRKCQWLSFDRNSPGVHSQHDFNYQLYHKKSYVQECIVGTGVNYRGRRSVTASGIKCQAWASPIPHEHNFLPRRNRKKDLRENYCRNPDNATSGPWCFTTDPNVRHQDCGVPQCSQVECVSCNGESYRGPMDHTETGWECQRWDLEEPHKHLFHPKRYPDKGLVDNYCRNPDGRQRPWCFTTNPHTLWEYCNITACSTDSVVEVDVTTRCFRGQGEGYRGSVAVTPSGVICQRWDSQYPHNHSYVPQNYRCKDLRENNCRNPDGRDLPWCFTSDPNVRTAFCTNIPRCGKQNTEPQDCYTGSGENYRGEVSRTRSGLPCSLWSDHSNRDAAVLTVRQEGSFCRNPDRDTYGPWCYTNSTAIPWDYCSIKLCEPSENTIPQRVEVSKVLCFIHKRTRIVGGAPIAITDGSWMVSIQKGSSHWCGGSLIREEWVLTDRQCFSSCVPDLSEYRVWLGVSDLRGSAPNGTFKQEVSISHVVCGPEGSNLALIRLAKPALPADSVHTIQLPVAGCSIAEGTMCSMYGWGETKGTGHEGVLKVVHLPMVSNERCREQHRGNLHITDTKICAGGRRDEGVCERDYGGPLVCQEGESRVIVGVSVHGRGCARANRPGIFINIPFYTQWIHKVFRHYPEPQIN; this comes from the exons agcATTTCTGTACGATCAGAAAAACAGGAAATGCCAGTGGCTTTCATTCGACAGGAACTCACCAGGAGTCCATAGCCAACACGACTTCAACTACCAACTCTACCACAAGAAAT cctaTGTGCAGGAGTGCATAGTAGGGACAGGAGTGaactacagagggaggaggtcagtaaCAGCCAGTGGAATAAAGTGCCAGGCATGGGCCTCTCCTATCCCTCACGAACACAA TTTCCTACCGAGGAGGAACAGGAAGAAGGACCTGAGAGAGAACTACTGTCGTAACCCTGACAATGCTACCTCAGGACCATGGTGTTTCACTACAGACCCCAATGTCAGACACCAGGACTGTGGAGTACCTCAATGCTCACAAG TGGAGTGTGTGAGCTGTAACGGGGAGAGCTACAGAGGTCCCATGGATCACACAGAGACAGGGTGGGAGTGTCAGCGCTGGGACCTGGAGGAACCACACAAACACCTCTTCCACCCCAAGag GTATCCTGATAAAGGCCTGGTTGATAACTACTGTAGGAACCCAGATGGACGTCAACGACCGTGGTGTTTcaccacaaacccacacacactctGGGAGTACTGCAACATCACAGCCtgct ccacAGACAGTGTGGTAGAGGTGGATGTGACTACTAGGTGTTTCCGGGGTCAAGGTGAGGGCTACAGAGGGTCAGTAGCAGTAACACCCAGTGGGGTGATCTGTCAACGCTGGGACTCGCAGTACCCCCACAACCACTCATACGTTCCACAGAACTACCGCTGCAA agaccTGAGGGAGAACAACTGCAGGAACCCAGATGGACGTGACCTCCCATGGTGCTTCACTTCAGACCCTAACGTTCGCACAGCGTTCTGCACTAACATCCCCCGCTGTGGCAAACAGAACACTGAACCTCAAG ACTGCTACACGGGTAGTGGAGAGAACTACAGAGGCGAGGTTTCCAGGACCAGGTCAGGTCTTCCCTGTTCCCTCTGGAGTGACCACAGCAACAG AGATGCGGCGGTGCTGACTGTCAGACAGGAGGGGAGTTTCTGTAGgaacccagacagagacacatacgGCCCCTGGTGTTACACTAACAGCACTGCTATACCCTGGGACTACTGCAGCATCAAACtat GTGAACCATCAGAGAACACCATTCCACAGAGAG TGGAGGTGTCCAAGGTGTTGTGTTTCATCCATAAGAGGACCAGGATAGTAGGAGGAGCTCCAATTGCCATTACAGATGGAAGCTGGATGGTCAGCATACAGaaagg GTCCAGTCACTGGTGTGGAGGTTCTCTTATACGGGAGGAATGGGTTCTCACTGACAGACAGTGTTTCTCCTCATG TGTTCCAGACCTGAGTGAGTACCGTGTTTGGTTGGGTGTGTCAGACCTCCGTGGCTCGGCTCCTAACGGCACCTTCAAACAGGAAGTCTCCATCTCCCATGTGGTCTGTGGTCCTGAGGGCTCCAACCTGGCCCTCATACGGCTGGCCAA GCCTGCCCTCCCTGCAGACAGTGTTCACACCATTCAGCTGCCGGTGGCTGGGTGCTCTATTGCTGAGGGTACGATGTGTAGCATGTATGGATGGGGTGAAACcaaag ggacGGGTCATGAGGGTGTACTGAAGGTGGTCCATCTACCCATGGTCAGTAATGAGAGGTGTAGAGAACAACACAGAGGGAACCTCCACATCACAGACACCAAGATCTGCGCTGGGGGGAGGAGGGACGAGGGGGTCTGTGAG AGGGACTATGGCGGCCCCTTGGTGTGccaggaaggagagagcagggtcaTAGTGGGGGTCAGTGTCCATGGCAGAGGCTGTGCCCGTGCCAACCGCCCTGGCATCTTCATCAACATCCCCTTCTACACACAGTGGATCCACAAGGTGTTCAGACACTACCCTGAACCTCAGATCAACTAG